From the genome of Haloarcula limicola, one region includes:
- a CDS encoding bifunctional N(6)-L-threonylcarbamoyladenine synthase/serine/threonine protein kinase: protein MRVLGIEGTAWAASAAVFETDDPTRVGDADHVFIESDAYQPESGGIHPREAAEHMGEAIPEVVETAIEHARERASESGDGGGDGQSPIDADGETPSSQSPSPIDAVAFSRGPGLGPCLRIVGTAARAVAQRFDVPLVGVNHMVAHLEVGRHQSGFSSPVCLNASGANAHLLGYRNGRYRVLGETMDTGVGNAIDKFTRHVGWQHPGGPKVEARAREGEFHPLPYVVKGMDFSFSGIMSAAKQAYDDDVPVENVCRGLEETVFAMLTEVSERALSLTGADELVLGGGVGQNDRLKRMLGEMCDQRGADFYAPEDRFLRDNAGMIAMLGAKMYAAGDTLEIAESGIDSNFRPDEVAVSWRGATESVDRAVRTETEVQGAEATVSIEPDRVVKERVPRIYRHPELDERLRVERTRQETRLTSDARRHGVPTPLVLDVDPEEARIVFQRVGDADLRESLTEPHVGDVGRHLARIHDAGFVHGDPTTRNVRVASTDGTRERRDGPTDAERRRTHLIDFGLGYYSGEPEDHAMDLHVLAQSLSGTADDPERLLSAAESAYREESDHADAVFERLDDIEGRGRYQ, encoded by the coding sequence ATGCGCGTTCTCGGCATCGAAGGAACCGCCTGGGCAGCGAGCGCTGCGGTCTTCGAGACCGACGACCCGACCCGGGTCGGCGACGCCGACCACGTCTTCATCGAGAGCGATGCCTACCAGCCCGAGAGCGGCGGCATCCACCCGCGCGAGGCCGCCGAACACATGGGCGAGGCGATTCCCGAGGTGGTCGAGACGGCCATCGAGCACGCTCGCGAGCGGGCGAGTGAGAGCGGTGACGGCGGCGGAGACGGTCAGTCGCCGATCGACGCCGACGGGGAGACCCCGTCGAGCCAATCGCCGTCGCCGATCGACGCCGTCGCCTTCTCCCGCGGCCCGGGTCTCGGCCCGTGTCTGCGCATCGTCGGCACCGCCGCTCGCGCCGTCGCCCAGCGCTTCGACGTGCCGCTCGTCGGTGTCAATCACATGGTCGCCCACCTCGAAGTCGGCCGCCACCAGTCCGGCTTCTCATCGCCGGTCTGTCTGAACGCCTCCGGCGCGAACGCGCACTTACTGGGCTACCGAAACGGCCGCTACCGCGTCCTCGGCGAGACGATGGACACCGGCGTCGGCAACGCCATCGACAAGTTCACCCGCCACGTCGGCTGGCAGCACCCCGGCGGACCGAAGGTCGAGGCCCGCGCCCGCGAGGGCGAGTTCCACCCGCTGCCCTACGTCGTCAAGGGGATGGACTTCTCCTTTTCGGGCATCATGAGCGCGGCGAAGCAGGCTTACGACGACGATGTACCCGTCGAAAACGTCTGTCGCGGCCTCGAAGAGACCGTCTTCGCCATGCTGACCGAGGTGTCCGAGCGCGCGCTGTCGCTGACGGGTGCCGACGAGCTGGTGCTGGGCGGCGGCGTCGGCCAGAACGACCGGCTGAAGCGGATGCTCGGCGAGATGTGCGACCAGCGCGGGGCCGACTTCTACGCCCCCGAAGACCGCTTTCTGCGGGACAACGCGGGCATGATCGCGATGCTCGGCGCGAAGATGTACGCCGCCGGCGACACCCTCGAGATCGCCGAGTCGGGCATCGACTCGAACTTCCGGCCGGACGAGGTGGCGGTGAGCTGGCGAGGGGCGACCGAATCCGTCGACCGTGCCGTCCGAACCGAAACCGAGGTGCAGGGGGCCGAGGCGACGGTCAGTATCGAACCCGATCGGGTCGTCAAAGAGCGCGTGCCGCGGATCTACCGACATCCCGAACTCGACGAGCGGCTCCGCGTCGAGCGCACGCGACAGGAGACGCGGCTCACGAGCGACGCCCGCCGGCACGGCGTCCCCACGCCGCTGGTTCTGGACGTGGACCCCGAGGAAGCCCGCATCGTCTTCCAGCGCGTCGGCGACGCGGACCTGCGCGAGTCCCTGACCGAACCGCACGTCGGCGACGTGGGCCGCCACCTCGCGCGCATCCACGACGCCGGGTTCGTCCACGGCGACCCGACGACGCGGAACGTGCGCGTCGCGTCGACGGACGGGACGCGCGAGCGGCGCGACGGGCCGACGGACGCGGAACGACGGCGCACCCACCTCATCGACTTCGGGCTGGGCTACTACAGCGGCGAGCCGGAGGACCACGCGATGGACCTCCACGTCCTCGCCCAGTCCCTTTCCGGGACCGCCGACGACCCCGAGCGGTTGCTGTCGGCGGCGGAGTCGGCCTACCGCGAGGAGAGCGATCACGCCGACGCGGTCTTCGAGCGCCTCGACGACATCGAGGGTCGCGGCCGCTATCAGTAG
- a CDS encoding 30S ribosomal protein S27ae — MARNEYYEDGELVKENCPRCGDTVLADHDDRKHCGKCGYTEWK, encoded by the coding sequence ATGGCCCGCAACGAGTACTACGAGGACGGCGAACTGGTCAAGGAGAACTGCCCCCGCTGTGGCGATACGGTGCTGGCCGACCACGACGACCGCAAGCACTGCGGCAAGTGCGGCTACACCGAGTGGAAGTAA
- a CDS encoding 30S ribosomal protein S24e produces MDIDIIEEEENPMLHRTDVRFEVVHDEATPSRLSVRDSLAATLNKDAEEVVVHELDTKFGMRKTVGYAKVYDSPEYARDVEQDHMLERNKIVADGEEEAEEA; encoded by the coding sequence ATGGATATCGACATCATCGAGGAAGAGGAAAACCCCATGTTGCACCGAACGGACGTCCGCTTCGAGGTCGTCCACGACGAAGCGACGCCCTCCCGGCTCTCCGTGCGTGACTCGCTGGCGGCGACGCTGAACAAGGACGCCGAGGAAGTCGTCGTCCACGAACTCGACACCAAGTTCGGGATGCGAAAGACCGTCGGCTACGCGAAGGTCTACGACAGCCCCGAGTACGCTCGCGACGTCGAGCAGGACCACATGCTCGAACGCAACAAGATCGTCGCCGACGGCGAGGAAGAGGCGGAGGAGGCCTGA
- a CDS encoding AAA family ATPase: MDAPLWTETHAPALDDIPQPKAREHLQGAVEEPMNLLVHGPKGAGKTAGVRAYAEEVHANPDADFTELNVADVFDLTKKEVANDPRFSSFIDSKRRRESSKADLINHVLKESASYTPMSGTYKTILLDNAEGMREDFQQALRRVMEQYYEATQFVIATRQPSALIPPIRSRCFPVVMRAPTHEETVSVLRNVVTAEGADHDDDGLEYVAGYAEGDLRRAVLAAQTTYEESGEVTMDAAYETLNAVEADDAVEGMVEAAEEGRFTDARSTLDDLLVDEGYGADDVLEELLSVARSRYSGRRLAEVHRLAGETDMALTDAANERIHLSHLLARLQR; this comes from the coding sequence ATGGACGCGCCGCTGTGGACCGAGACGCACGCGCCGGCCTTAGACGACATCCCCCAGCCGAAGGCACGCGAGCACTTACAGGGGGCAGTCGAGGAGCCGATGAACCTGCTGGTCCACGGGCCGAAGGGGGCGGGGAAGACGGCGGGCGTCCGCGCCTACGCCGAGGAAGTCCACGCCAATCCCGACGCGGACTTCACCGAACTCAACGTCGCCGACGTCTTCGATCTGACGAAGAAGGAGGTGGCGAACGACCCGCGCTTCTCGTCGTTCATCGACAGCAAGCGCCGCCGCGAGTCCTCGAAGGCCGACCTCATCAACCACGTCCTGAAGGAGTCGGCCAGTTACACGCCGATGTCGGGCACGTACAAGACCATCCTGCTGGACAACGCCGAGGGGATGCGCGAGGACTTCCAGCAGGCGCTGCGCCGGGTGATGGAGCAGTACTACGAGGCGACGCAGTTCGTCATCGCCACCCGCCAGCCCTCGGCGCTCATCCCGCCGATCCGCTCGCGGTGTTTCCCGGTCGTGATGCGCGCGCCGACCCACGAGGAGACCGTCTCGGTGCTTCGAAACGTCGTCACCGCCGAGGGAGCAGACCACGACGACGACGGGTTGGAGTACGTCGCCGGCTACGCCGAGGGCGACCTGCGGCGGGCCGTACTGGCCGCGCAGACCACCTACGAGGAGAGCGGCGAGGTGACGATGGACGCCGCCTACGAGACGCTGAACGCCGTCGAGGCCGACGACGCCGTCGAGGGCATGGTCGAGGCCGCCGAGGAGGGCCGGTTCACCGACGCGCGCTCGACGCTCGACGACCTGCTCGTCGACGAGGGGTACGGAGCCGACGACGTGTTGGAGGAACTGCTGTCGGTCGCTCGCTCGCGGTATTCGGGCCGGCGACTGGCCGAGGTCCACCGGCTGGCGGGCGAGACTGACATGGCGCTGACGGATGCCGCGAACGAACGTATCCACCTCTCGCACCTGCTCGCGCGGTTACAGCGCTGA